In Fusarium musae strain F31 chromosome 7, whole genome shotgun sequence, a single window of DNA contains:
- a CDS encoding hypothetical protein (EggNog:ENOG41) — translation MPGVSLDTENLSNIADRLEAEHQGVNPASDGQRDLEGLGDNLEELEINDEAYFSGEFSYWNFSMRIKNLIESQIQEPESRRESNSRNDDPDAFPRAHHLRPGRNHLSEATSSFPPTNISNFLVTVFFKFAESYLFFIEENWVFEKLDQLYKSPQGLSQAGSEVTVSILLTVLAIGTQYAHLEHTDSSDSTSTSGLLEEEIGAMFYQQAIRLLPEIIEISSLESVQACLLFGYYSLPIDASGLGFVYINLATRLGIQNGMHRKCSNSAFNASVIETRNRVWWTTYVLESNILRNCRKREIVTIVSRLVAKKDGLTTWWQSLPPDTIDANEQPTMTQSRSAMHLRLDYCLVRMFVGRPFLLKKDTKDIATSPSVPESSPGTNERSASKLVTSREELISDCIKAATEALDICQQLRSSGMGLARASYSEYSACRASLLVLIAYSIRNLSDQFRKTLCEGLDMIREMSAVGESARSEIALIESLERALARLHAGTRPSDVGSSQDQVYADSAYEAFRSWGATLAGKNGLDATTSAAPNASGGQAEIDSVSGWPVDFQALSSMDFFSAYDPMADPLLQLPVFGTENLSPTDGWLTQSETEILGRFITGPHGGS, via the exons ATGCCGGGAGTCTCGCTTGACACCGAAAACCTGTCCAATATCGCAGACAGACTCGAAGCCGAGCACCAGGGTGTCAATCCAGCCTCAGATGGTCAGAGGGACTTGGAAGGGCTGGGAGATAATTTGGAAGAATTGGAGATCAATGATGAGGCGT ATTTCTCAGGGGAATTCTCGTACTGGAACTTCTCCATGCGTATCAAAAATCTCATCGAGAGCCAGATACAGGAGCCGGAGAGCCGACGA GAGAGCAACAGCCGGAATGATGACCCGGATGCTTTTCCACGTGCGCACCATCTGCGTCCTGGGCGTAATCACTTGTCGGAAGCCACATCATCGTTCCCCCCTACCAACATATCAAACTTCCTGGTGACAGTCTTTTTCAAGTTCGCAGAGAGCTATCTCTTCTTTATTGAAGAAAATTGGGTTTTCGAGAAATTAGACCAGCTCTACAAGAGCCCTCAAGGTCTGTCCCAAGCTGGTAGTGAAGTGACAGTCAGCATCCTCCTAACAGTCCTTGCCATTGGAACACAATACGCTCATCTTGAGCACACCGACAGTTCTGATAGCACCTCAACGTCAGGCCTCTTGGAGGAAGAGATAGGTGCCATGTTTTATCAACAAGCAATTCGGCTACTCCCAGAAATCATTGAGATCTCGTCCCTCGAAAGTGTGCAGGCATGCCTATTGTTTGGATACTATTCCCTGCCGATTGACGCTTCTGGCTTGGGATTTGTATACATCAACCTGGCTACCAGGCTGGGGATACAGAATGGCATGCATCGGAAATGCAGTAACAGCGCCTTTAACGCAAGCGTCATCGAGACTCGAAATCGCGTTTGGTGGACGACCTACGTGTTGGAAAG CAACATCTTGCGCAATTGTCGAAAGCGAGAGATAGTTACGATTGTATCCCGACTTGTGGCCAAAAAGGACGGCTTGACTACATGGTGGCAATCCCTCCCTCCAGATACAATCGACGCGAATGAGCAACCAACAATGACACAATCACGTTCGGCGATGCATTTAAGACTCGATTACTGCCTAGTGCGCATGTTTGTCGGGAGACCATTTCTATTGAAGAAAGATACCAAAGATATTGCGACAAGCCCGTCCGTCCCCGAAAGCAGCCCCGGCACCAACGAAAGAAGTGCCTCGAAGCTCGTGACTAGCCGAGAGGAGCTGATAAGCGACTGCATCAAAGCGGCAACGGAAGCCCTCGATATTTGTCAGCAGCTGCGGTCGAGCGGGATGGGTCTCGCTCGGGCCTCGTATTCCGAATACAGTGCGTGTCGAGCatcgctgctggtgctgattgCCTACTCGATCCGCAATCTCTCTGACCAGTTCCGCAAGACTTTATGTGAGGGATTGGATATGATACGGGAAATGTCTGCTGTGGGAGAGTCGGCGCGCTCTGAAATTGCCTTGATCGAGTCCCTTGAACGTGCTCTCGCGCGTCTGCACGCTGGAACACGACCGAGCGACGTGGGCAGCAGCCAAGACCAAGTGTATGCTGATTCGGCATACGAAGCATTCCGCAGCTGGGGAGCCACCCTGGCAGGCAAGAATGGGCTCGATGCCACTACATCAGCGGCTCCGAATGCCTCAGGTGGTCAAGCGGAGATAGACTCCGTGTCTGGCTGGCCCGTTGACTTCCAGGCCCTGTCCAGCATGGACTTTTTCAGCGCTTATGACCCTATGGCTGATCCTCTACTCCAACTGCCCGTCTTTGGTACCGAAAATCTCTCTCCGACTGATGGATGGCTTACTCAATCAGAGACGGAAATACTGGGGCGGTTCATTACAGGACCTCATGGAGGAAGCTAG
- a CDS encoding hypothetical protein (MEROPS:MER0033198) encodes MALSNGVNQFLGMRYAAPPTRSRRFRLPDRPLDEKHLVQAHKHGAVCYGVNPSVPTPDLEFSEDCLFIDVYAPKNATLNKDGGLPVMLWIQGGGFVQNINANYNGSGLIEATRGNMIVATFNYRVGPYGFLANHQLKEEGNLNVGLHDQMAAINWIHEHISKFGGDPEKVTLFGTSVGGGSVLLHLLAYGGNSTNSSKQWRAGIAESMYLPSVYTVDEMKFHYDHLLTATNCSDLECLRQLPTEQFQAKNTAIPFPGQHEPALFGYGPTIDGSFLPDRPSSLLQQGRFAKDKPIILGSSNTEGTVFAPQANTTDDVNQFLTAQIPSLTKEALSRLNHLYSDIPATFPNVNVTQAPLYYRAAEMFGDSSFLCPAFQFAAGLHHAGVPAYLYLDRILDPVEVATGYIVPHTWDTQAVWGPSFAVNYAALPGAISYEPSQSNAAIVPVVQAFWTSFARSSGNPNIFRASGTPAWNKSIGGSFLNIETNNTRMEQISSSLLEKCAYWADLAAETRQ; translated from the exons ATGGCCCTTTCCAATGGTGTCAACCAGTTCCTGGGTATGCG ATATGCCGCGCCGCCCACGAGATCACGCCGTTTCCGGCTGCCTGATCGACCGCTCGATGAAAAGCACTTAGTCCAAGCTCACAAG CATGGCGCTGTCTGTTATGGCGTTAACCCATCTGTTCCGACCCCCGACTTGGAGTTCTCAGAAGACTGCCTGTTCATCGACGTATACGCTCCGAAAAATGCGACCCTCAACAAAGATGGCGGTCTTCCAGTCATGTTGTGGATCCAAGGTGGCGGATTTGTCCAGAACATCAATGCAAACTACAATGGCTCCGGCCTCATCGAAGCAACCCGGGGAAACATGATTGTGGCCACCTTTAACTACCGTGTTGGACCTTACGGGTTCCTTGCCAACCATCAattgaaagaagaaggaaaccTGAACGTAGGACTTCATGATCAGATGGCCGCCATCAACTGGATTCATGAACATATCTCCAAATTCGGAGGCGATCCGGAAAAAGTGACACTTTTTGGTACTTCAGTTGGCGGAGGCAGTGTTCTTCTACATTTGCTGGCATATGGAGGCAACTCCACGAACAGCTCTAAGCAGTGGAGGGCAGGAATTGCCGAGTCCATGTATCTCCCCTCAGTCTATactgttgatgagatgaagttcCATTACGATCACCTGCTTACGGCAACGAACTGTAGCGACTTGGAATGTCTGCGCCAGTTGCCTACTGAACAGTTTCAAGCCAAGAACACGGCTATCCCGTTTCCTGGGCAACATGAGCCTGCTCTTTTTGGATATGGCCCGACCATCGACGGCAGCTTTCTCCCAGATCGGCCTTCCAGTCTGCTTCAACAGGGACGCTTTGCTAAAGACAAACCAATAATCCTGGGATCGTCGAATACGGAGGGAACGGTCTTTGCACCGCAAGCCAACACTACTGACGATGTGAACCAATTCCTAACGGCGCAAATCCCTAGTCTGACAAAAGAGGCCCTGAGTAGGCTGAACCACCTTTACTCAGACATACCAGCGACGTTTCCCAACGTCAACGTCACGCAGGCTCCACTATACTACAGAGCAGCAGAGATGTTCGGCGATTCCTCCTTCCTTTGTCCGGCTTTCCAGTTTGCCGCCGGTCTCCATCATGCTGGTGTTCCAGCGTACTTGTATCTCGATCGTATCCTAGATCCGGTCGAGGTCGCGACTGGCTACATTGTGCCACATACTTGGGACACGCAGGCTGTCTGGGGGCCTTCATTCGCCGTCAACTACGCTGCTTTGCCGGGCGCCATTAGTTACGAACCCAGTCAATCTAATGCTGCGATAGTACCTGTCGTGCAGGCTTTTTGGACTAGTTTCGCGCGATCTTCTGGCAATCCCAATATCTTTAGGGCAAGTGGAACGCCGGCTTGGAACAAGTCTATCGGTGGTAGCTTTCTTAACATTGAGACGAACAATACTAGGATGGAACAAATAAGCAGCTCGCTACTTGAGAAATGTGCTTACTGGGCGGACCTTGCGGCAGAAACAAGACAATAG